A DNA window from Aminiphilus circumscriptus DSM 16581 contains the following coding sequences:
- a CDS encoding V-type ATP synthase subunit D, producing the protein MALSPTREQMLALRRRTETIRYGMGLLQKKRDALVLAIEQERRLFASLGKRFRELCVRISMVYALVRMYEGQHMLSLLHPGQIPLVVVMERHSLMGCTFAQFRPAQSEDELHPSTMKYDPALSSIHLDDLLSALSDVDEILWRYINVRAKLVALEKDLRNTMRKINNLEHAVLPTLRAEYKRIREILAERERQDRYTLKKMSRKSRFISHECENGLL; encoded by the coding sequence ATGGCACTTTCTCCGACAAGGGAACAAATGCTTGCGCTCAGGCGCAGGACGGAAACGATCCGGTACGGAATGGGGCTTCTCCAGAAAAAAAGGGATGCTCTTGTTCTCGCGATCGAACAGGAGCGACGCCTTTTCGCTTCGCTCGGGAAAAGGTTCCGTGAGTTATGTGTGCGCATTTCCATGGTCTATGCGCTGGTTCGTATGTACGAAGGGCAACACATGTTGTCTCTTCTCCATCCGGGGCAGATTCCTCTCGTTGTGGTTATGGAACGTCATTCTCTCATGGGGTGTACCTTTGCGCAGTTTCGTCCTGCCCAATCGGAGGATGAATTGCATCCCTCTACGATGAAATACGATCCTGCACTCTCCTCTATTCATCTTGACGATCTTTTGTCGGCTCTTTCCGATGTGGACGAGATCCTCTGGCGCTATATCAATGTAAGGGCAAAACTCGTGGCCCTTGAAAAGGACCTGAGAAACACCATGAGGAAAATCAACAACCTGGAACACGCTGTTCTCCCGACGTTGCGCGCGGAATACAAACGAATTCGAGAAATTCTTGCGGAACGGGAACGACAGGACCGATACACTCTGAAGAAGATGTCCCGCAAAAGTCGTTTCATCTCCCATGAGTGCGAAAATGGGCTATTATAG
- a CDS encoding DUF951 domain-containing protein: MSAKMGYYRNPIEPGTLLELKKKHPCGSRIWEVVRVGVLIRVRCRVCGRCLDMEPLALRSAVLGEAEK, from the coding sequence ATGAGTGCGAAAATGGGCTATTATAGAAATCCCATTGAACCGGGAACGCTTCTGGAACTGAAGAAAAAACATCCCTGTGGTTCCCGGATCTGGGAAGTGGTGCGTGTGGGAGTGCTGATACGAGTTCGTTGCCGTGTGTGTGGACGATGCTTGGATATGGAACCTCTCGCGCTTCGCAGCGCTGTCCTGGGTGAGGCGGAGAAATGA
- the infB gene encoding translation initiation factor IF-2 yields MSKIRVYELAKLLSKTNKELMEILKSLDVDVKTHMSSIDTDVAQLVEDALRNDAGASVGIKEEKISTSEERVIVAYESTVAETASLLGVSPADAVKALVTAGLMLPANAKVDDKALGVLASAFGKKLSRPVSGGEFEKTVESAPRPTGKSAPKGAHLVPRPPIVTVMGHVDHGKTTLLDYIRKTNVTESEAGGITQHIGASTVIHQNERIVFLDTPGHEAFTAMRARGAQVTDIAVLVVAADDGLMPQTIEAINHAKAAGVPIIVAINKIDKPDARPDRVRQQLSDQGLVPEEWGGDTIMVDVSAKKGLGVEQLLEMITLVAELGELRADPTVDPEGIVVEAKLDKGKGPVATVIVQEGTLMRGDIVLAETTWGRVRAMLDDRGNFVDTAGPSTPVEILGLDGVPQPGERFRKVAHEREARDTISLQAQIRREEDATRTKRLTLEEVYQQMQQGETPQLNLLLKCDVQGSLEALRNSLMKLATNEVGTFIVHEGVGRISESDVMLAAASNAIVIGFNVRPDSNASRIAEREGVQIRLYRVIYDVIDDVKAALEGMLAPKLREHILGQAEIRAVFKVPKSGKVAGCYVTEGQMKRNAKVRLIREGVVFWEGTLSVLKRFKDDVREVAAGYECGMSFNNFQDFREQDVVEAYEIIEEKRNLE; encoded by the coding sequence ATGAGTAAAATAAGGGTGTATGAACTCGCCAAACTCTTGAGCAAAACAAACAAAGAGTTGATGGAAATCTTAAAAAGTCTTGATGTGGATGTGAAAACACACATGAGTTCTATTGATACGGATGTTGCGCAACTTGTCGAAGATGCTTTACGCAATGACGCGGGTGCTTCTGTTGGAATCAAGGAAGAGAAGATTTCGACGTCTGAAGAACGGGTGATTGTCGCCTACGAGTCCACCGTGGCCGAAACGGCGTCTCTTCTTGGTGTGTCTCCGGCGGATGCCGTGAAAGCTCTTGTCACTGCGGGATTGATGCTGCCTGCAAACGCAAAAGTCGACGACAAGGCACTCGGTGTGCTCGCTTCTGCCTTTGGGAAAAAACTCTCCCGTCCCGTTTCCGGAGGCGAGTTCGAAAAAACTGTGGAGAGCGCGCCGCGACCGACAGGCAAATCCGCCCCCAAAGGGGCTCATCTCGTTCCGCGCCCTCCCATCGTGACGGTCATGGGGCATGTGGACCACGGAAAGACCACACTGCTTGACTATATTCGCAAGACGAACGTTACGGAAAGCGAAGCCGGAGGTATTACGCAGCATATTGGCGCCTCCACGGTGATCCATCAGAATGAGCGCATTGTCTTTCTCGACACTCCTGGCCACGAAGCCTTCACGGCGATGAGAGCAAGGGGTGCTCAAGTCACGGACATCGCCGTTCTTGTCGTTGCAGCGGATGACGGCCTTATGCCGCAGACCATCGAGGCGATCAACCATGCAAAAGCCGCAGGAGTGCCCATCATCGTTGCGATCAACAAGATCGACAAGCCCGACGCACGGCCCGACCGGGTACGGCAACAACTTTCCGATCAAGGGCTGGTTCCCGAGGAGTGGGGCGGCGACACCATCATGGTGGATGTTTCCGCTAAGAAGGGGCTCGGGGTAGAACAGCTCCTCGAAATGATCACTCTCGTGGCCGAGTTGGGGGAACTGCGCGCAGATCCCACAGTGGACCCTGAAGGAATTGTCGTCGAGGCGAAGCTCGACAAAGGGAAAGGCCCCGTTGCGACGGTGATCGTCCAGGAAGGCACGCTCATGCGGGGGGATATCGTCTTGGCGGAGACTACCTGGGGAAGAGTGCGGGCCATGCTTGATGACCGTGGCAACTTCGTCGATACGGCGGGCCCGAGCACGCCTGTGGAAATACTAGGGCTTGATGGTGTTCCCCAGCCGGGAGAGCGTTTCCGAAAGGTTGCACATGAAAGAGAAGCTCGGGACACCATTTCTTTGCAGGCGCAGATTCGCCGCGAAGAGGACGCAACCCGTACGAAACGTCTTACCCTGGAGGAAGTCTACCAGCAGATGCAGCAGGGAGAAACGCCTCAGCTGAACCTGTTGCTCAAATGCGACGTGCAGGGGTCTCTTGAGGCATTACGAAACTCTTTGATGAAGCTTGCCACGAATGAAGTCGGCACGTTCATCGTGCACGAAGGTGTCGGGCGGATTTCCGAATCCGACGTCATGTTGGCCGCAGCATCGAATGCGATCGTCATTGGCTTCAATGTTCGTCCGGACAGCAATGCGAGCAGAATTGCCGAACGGGAAGGCGTGCAGATCCGTCTTTATCGCGTCATCTACGATGTCATTGATGATGTGAAAGCTGCACTGGAGGGAATGCTTGCGCCCAAACTGAGAGAACATATTCTCGGACAGGCGGAAATCCGTGCCGTTTTCAAGGTTCCCAAATCCGGCAAAGTCGCAGGATGTTACGTTACAGAAGGCCAAATGAAACGGAACGCCAAGGTCAGGCTCATTCGCGAGGGCGTTGTTTTCTGGGAGGGCACTCTCTCGGTACTCAAGCGGTTCAAGGACGATGTCCGCGAAGTTGCGGCAGGATACGAATGCGGAATGAGCTTTAACAATTTTCAGGACTTTCGTGAGCAGGATGTGGTGGAGGCTTACGAAATCATCGAGGAAAAGAGAAACCTCGAATAG
- the ispF gene encoding 2-C-methyl-D-erythritol 2,4-cyclodiphosphate synthase, which yields MEASFIIVASGKGTRMGGTPKQFCQLGSMPMWNWSALVANALFREGFVGECVLVIPDVGKMELDVNFFEIPLRFAPGGMERVDSVLSGLREASGKMVFVHDAARPFVSIDLCRRLLRAAGEGGAIPVLPETDALKRISETGEVMPVSREGIFRTQTPQVFPRHLLLSVLERAERGVKDEAEAWIAAGMPLATVPGERRNFKITYEEDMAMAQMLAKVQAKDVLRTGHGYDVHPLVPHRPLFLAGVRIPSSLGLQGHSDADVIAHSVADALLGAAGEPDLGTLFPASEERYRDADSMVLLDEVCRRIFSRAWGVEWVDVTLIAQVPRLGVFVPEIESALNAVFNRVWKKNSGGKTSRWVHVKVKSGEHVGSVGRGEAMVCHAVATLRRFENEADQI from the coding sequence ATGGAGGCTTCTTTCATTATCGTTGCCTCGGGAAAAGGAACGCGCATGGGAGGGACTCCAAAACAGTTCTGTCAGCTTGGTTCCATGCCTATGTGGAACTGGAGTGCCCTCGTGGCGAACGCTCTGTTTCGTGAAGGCTTTGTCGGCGAATGCGTTCTTGTCATTCCTGATGTGGGGAAAATGGAATTGGATGTCAATTTTTTCGAGATCCCATTGCGTTTCGCCCCTGGAGGAATGGAACGAGTCGATTCGGTCCTGTCCGGCCTTCGAGAGGCCTCGGGGAAAATGGTTTTTGTGCACGATGCGGCGCGTCCCTTTGTTTCGATCGATCTCTGCAGGCGCCTTCTTCGTGCTGCTGGAGAAGGCGGAGCTATTCCTGTTCTGCCTGAGACGGACGCACTCAAACGGATATCGGAGACAGGAGAAGTGATGCCTGTCTCCAGAGAGGGGATTTTCAGAACACAGACGCCGCAAGTTTTCCCTCGGCATCTCTTGCTCAGTGTTCTTGAGCGGGCGGAGCGTGGGGTGAAGGACGAAGCAGAGGCGTGGATCGCCGCGGGCATGCCTCTTGCGACTGTCCCTGGAGAAAGAAGGAATTTCAAGATCACCTACGAAGAGGATATGGCAATGGCGCAGATGCTGGCGAAAGTACAGGCAAAAGATGTCCTTCGGACAGGTCACGGGTACGATGTGCATCCTCTCGTCCCTCACCGTCCGCTTTTTCTCGCGGGAGTTCGCATTCCCTCGTCCCTGGGGCTTCAGGGGCATTCCGATGCCGACGTGATCGCCCATTCCGTCGCCGACGCGCTGCTCGGGGCGGCAGGAGAACCTGATCTGGGAACGCTCTTTCCCGCCTCGGAAGAACGTTACCGGGATGCGGACAGCATGGTGCTTTTGGACGAGGTGTGTAGGCGTATTTTCTCTAGGGCGTGGGGCGTGGAGTGGGTGGATGTTACGCTGATAGCCCAGGTCCCTCGACTGGGAGTCTTTGTTCCGGAGATCGAGTCCGCATTGAACGCTGTCTTCAACAGAGTTTGGAAGAAAAATTCCGGTGGGAAGACGAGCCGGTGGGTGCATGTGAAGGTGAAATCCGGAGAGCATGTGGGAAGTGTCGGCAGAGGCGAGGCCATGGTGTGCCATGCAGTGGCCACGCTTCGTCGGTTCGAAAACGAGGCGGATCAGATATGA
- a CDS encoding 23S rRNA (pseudouridine(1915)-N(3))-methyltransferase RlmH has product MKLVILSVGMPRAAWAFEGCSQYEKRVEKLLPLTWETVPEARGIKNVEAVRKKEEERILQRITERDYPVLLDEAGICRSSRDFSIWLYESLQSVPGRLLLVVGGAHGVGERIKSRAAERVSLSPMTFPHELCLVLLFEQLYRAVSIRHGMRYHH; this is encoded by the coding sequence ATGAAACTCGTGATTCTTTCCGTGGGGATGCCTCGAGCTGCTTGGGCTTTCGAGGGATGTTCTCAGTATGAAAAAAGAGTTGAAAAACTTCTTCCTCTAACGTGGGAAACGGTTCCGGAAGCTCGGGGCATCAAAAATGTCGAGGCTGTGCGTAAAAAAGAGGAAGAGCGCATTCTGCAACGCATCACCGAGAGAGACTATCCGGTGCTTCTTGATGAGGCGGGAATATGTCGTTCCAGCAGGGATTTTTCGATATGGCTTTACGAGTCTCTTCAGAGCGTGCCCGGGCGTTTACTGCTCGTTGTCGGGGGAGCGCATGGTGTGGGGGAACGAATCAAGAGCCGCGCAGCGGAAAGAGTCTCTCTTTCTCCCATGACATTCCCTCACGAACTCTGTCTTGTTCTTCTTTTTGAACAACTCTATCGGGCTGTTTCCATTCGTCATGGAATGCGGTACCATCATTGA
- the guaB gene encoding IMP dehydrogenase: protein MVPSEKFVSYEGFTFDDVLLVPAFSEVLPSEVDTRSHFTENIVVNVPICSAAMDTVTEARLAIAVAREGGLGIIHRNMPPEQQAGEVDKVKRSESGVIVDPFYLHPENRVEDAVSLMSHYHISGVPIVDGELRLVGIITNRDLRFVTNYEQPISCIMTKENLITASEGTTLEDAKSILMEHKVEKLPIVDKEGHLKGLITIKDIQKAKEFPNACKDSRGRLRVGAAVGVGADVARRAELLVSSGVDVLVVDTAHGHSRAVLEMVRYLKKTYPGIGIVGGNIATGDAAKDLIEAGADAVKVGVGPGSICTTRIVAGIGVPQIAAVFQVAQVAHALGKMVIADGGIRYSGDIVKAIAAGADVVMVGSLFAGTDESPGEVVIFRGRSFKSYRGMGSLEAMKGGCSKDRYFQEGTKEEKLVPEGIEGLVPYKGGFGAVMYQLVGGLRSGMGYVGAASIKDLKEKGKFVKITPASMKESHPHDVTITKEAPNYWME, encoded by the coding sequence ATGGTGCCGAGCGAGAAGTTTGTTTCTTACGAGGGGTTTACATTTGACGATGTTCTCCTTGTTCCTGCCTTTAGTGAGGTACTTCCCTCCGAGGTTGATACCCGGAGTCATTTCACGGAGAACATTGTCGTGAATGTTCCTATCTGTAGCGCCGCCATGGATACCGTGACAGAAGCGAGACTGGCAATTGCAGTGGCCAGAGAGGGTGGTTTGGGAATCATTCACAGGAACATGCCTCCGGAGCAGCAGGCGGGCGAGGTAGACAAAGTCAAGCGATCGGAATCGGGTGTCATCGTGGACCCGTTTTACCTGCACCCCGAAAATCGCGTGGAGGATGCCGTATCCCTCATGTCGCACTATCACATCTCAGGTGTTCCCATTGTTGATGGGGAACTCCGCCTGGTCGGCATCATCACGAATCGGGATCTTCGTTTTGTTACCAACTACGAACAGCCGATTTCCTGTATCATGACGAAAGAGAATCTCATCACCGCATCGGAGGGTACGACTCTTGAGGATGCAAAAAGCATTCTCATGGAGCACAAGGTGGAAAAACTGCCGATAGTGGATAAAGAGGGGCATTTGAAAGGGCTCATCACTATCAAGGATATCCAGAAAGCCAAGGAATTTCCGAACGCCTGCAAAGATTCGAGAGGAAGGCTCCGTGTCGGTGCCGCTGTTGGCGTGGGAGCGGATGTTGCCCGAAGAGCGGAATTACTCGTTTCCTCCGGGGTGGACGTGCTTGTGGTGGACACCGCCCACGGGCATTCCCGAGCGGTTCTGGAGATGGTTCGGTATCTGAAGAAAACCTATCCGGGGATCGGTATTGTAGGAGGAAACATCGCAACGGGAGATGCCGCGAAAGACCTTATCGAAGCCGGGGCCGATGCAGTGAAGGTCGGTGTGGGCCCCGGATCTATTTGTACGACAAGAATTGTTGCCGGTATAGGTGTTCCTCAGATCGCCGCGGTATTTCAGGTTGCCCAGGTTGCCCACGCCCTTGGCAAGATGGTCATTGCCGATGGAGGCATCCGCTATTCCGGAGATATTGTCAAAGCTATCGCCGCAGGTGCGGACGTGGTCATGGTCGGTTCTCTTTTTGCCGGTACCGACGAAAGCCCAGGGGAGGTTGTCATTTTTCGGGGGCGCTCGTTCAAAAGCTACAGAGGGATGGGATCCCTCGAAGCCATGAAGGGTGGATGCAGCAAAGACAGATATTTTCAGGAAGGAACCAAGGAAGAAAAGCTGGTTCCGGAGGGAATCGAAGGACTTGTTCCGTACAAGGGCGGATTTGGTGCCGTCATGTATCAATTGGTGGGAGGGCTTCGCTCCGGCATGGGATATGTCGGTGCGGCGTCGATCAAGGACTTAAAAGAGAAGGGGAAGTTTGTGAAGATCACTCCTGCATCCATGAAGGAAAGTCATCCCCACGACGTGACTATCACCAAGGAGGCACCGAACTACTGGATGGAATGA
- the rnpM gene encoding RNase P modulator RnpM, giving the protein MGRKTGVTRQRPRTCSGCGEESPKRDMVRVVRCPDGRIEIDTTGRTPGRGAYLCFRKECVLAAKKRDTLSRALKSKVPVELYDDVLTLLAGEVEGEEGRNGGGA; this is encoded by the coding sequence ATGGGAAGAAAAACAGGAGTGACAAGACAGCGCCCGAGGACGTGTTCCGGATGTGGGGAGGAATCTCCCAAGCGGGACATGGTTAGGGTTGTACGTTGTCCTGATGGTCGCATTGAAATTGATACGACAGGGCGTACGCCTGGAAGGGGTGCGTATCTCTGCTTTCGGAAGGAATGTGTGCTTGCCGCAAAAAAGAGGGACACCCTTTCCCGCGCTTTGAAGAGCAAGGTTCCCGTTGAGCTTTATGACGACGTCCTCACTTTGCTCGCCGGAGAAGTTGAAGGAGAGGAGGGGCGGAATGGTGGGGGCGCGTAA
- a CDS encoding PIN/TRAM domain-containing protein, whose amino-acid sequence MEHGLVVILRGVVRTLLSFLGGFAGYQLAQYLRDQVFQEIPLFRNYWPWGNFSANIAFLGFLIIFMAGIGYLVTPLFLRALLRFGLLFESQLQSISWTDLTVGIVGLIIGLLVANLLALPFADFPGVGSYIAVLLNVVLGYTFVRIFLKRREDIVNMVSTVGELKGRILPKVRRIRGGKGEKEITLSSDGMDVKILDTSVAIDGRILDVASTGFLEGTLVLPRFVLTELQGVADSSDPTRRTRGRRGLDVVNELQKLATLRVEILEISLKELQVDSVDQGLVALAKQISGKIITTDYNLNKIAQIQGVPVLNVNDLANALKPMLLPGESVTVDLIREGKEPHQGVGYLDDGTMIVVEEGDRYVGRRVDVVVTSMLQTSAGRMVFGRLRRDSHL is encoded by the coding sequence ATGGAACATGGTCTCGTTGTTATCCTCAGAGGAGTCGTTCGTACGTTGTTGTCCTTTCTCGGTGGTTTTGCGGGGTACCAATTGGCGCAGTACTTGCGCGACCAGGTCTTTCAAGAGATTCCTCTGTTCAGGAATTACTGGCCTTGGGGGAATTTTTCGGCGAATATCGCATTTCTCGGCTTCCTTATCATTTTTATGGCGGGTATAGGATATTTGGTGACACCCCTGTTTCTTCGGGCATTGCTCCGATTCGGTCTGCTCTTTGAGAGCCAGCTCCAGTCCATCAGTTGGACGGATCTCACTGTAGGCATCGTCGGGCTCATCATCGGTCTTCTTGTGGCCAATCTCCTTGCACTGCCCTTTGCGGATTTTCCCGGCGTGGGAAGTTACATTGCGGTATTGTTGAACGTCGTTTTGGGATACACCTTTGTCCGCATCTTTCTGAAACGCCGTGAGGATATCGTGAACATGGTCTCCACTGTCGGAGAATTGAAGGGCAGGATTCTGCCGAAGGTCCGGCGGATTCGGGGGGGAAAGGGAGAGAAGGAGATTACCCTCTCCAGCGATGGCATGGATGTTAAGATTCTCGACACCAGTGTGGCCATCGATGGAAGGATTCTCGACGTTGCTTCAACGGGATTTCTCGAAGGCACACTTGTTCTGCCCAGATTTGTGCTCACGGAACTCCAGGGTGTGGCGGATTCTTCGGATCCTACCCGAAGGACCAGAGGACGGAGAGGTCTCGATGTCGTCAACGAACTGCAGAAACTCGCCACCCTGCGTGTGGAAATCCTGGAAATTTCTCTCAAGGAACTGCAAGTCGATTCCGTGGATCAGGGTTTGGTTGCTCTGGCGAAGCAGATCTCGGGAAAAATCATCACGACGGACTATAATTTGAATAAAATTGCCCAGATCCAGGGGGTCCCAGTGTTAAATGTTAATGATTTGGCGAACGCGCTCAAACCCATGCTTCTTCCGGGAGAAAGCGTCACGGTCGACCTCATTCGGGAGGGGAAGGAACCGCATCAGGGTGTGGGATATCTTGATGATGGGACCATGATTGTCGTCGAGGAAGGGGACCGCTATGTAGGGCGAAGGGTTGACGTGGTAGTTACGTCCATGCTGCAGACGTCGGCGGGTCGTATGGTGTTCGGAAGATTGCGGAGGGATTCACACCTGTGA
- the nusA gene encoding transcription termination factor NusA, whose protein sequence is MQLGRDFLKALRQIEEEKGLPIEIIASSLEAALVSAYRKHKGGDQNLEVHLDLGNGEISLFEIRMVVENVSSPDLELSLAQAHEMGYSDVVHGDVIRIEVSPEGFGRIAAQTARQVIIQRIKDAERQIIFDEFANRVGDLVNGIIFKTEGEHILVRLNDRTEAILPREERIVGETYSPNERMKFFLLDVRRTTRGPRIVVSRTHPGLLRRLLELEVPEIQEGVVEIRGIVREAGTRSKIAVATLDPNVDPVGACVGTKGSRIKSISSELRGERMDIIIWHSDPLQFIRNALSPAKILKVEPVLETDRAVRVYVRPDQLSLAIGKAGQNVRLAARLTGWKIDIKVLEPERMPTLQDLFEDIIKGGSSDIWEEKQE, encoded by the coding sequence ATGCAGTTAGGTCGTGATTTCCTCAAAGCACTTCGCCAGATAGAAGAAGAGAAGGGGCTCCCCATTGAAATCATTGCCTCGAGCTTGGAAGCGGCACTGGTTTCGGCGTATCGGAAACACAAGGGAGGCGACCAAAACCTCGAGGTTCATCTCGATCTGGGAAACGGAGAGATTTCTCTCTTTGAAATTCGGATGGTTGTGGAAAACGTGTCTTCGCCGGATCTCGAGTTATCTCTCGCACAGGCACATGAAATGGGCTATTCGGACGTTGTGCATGGAGACGTTATCAGAATTGAAGTTTCTCCGGAGGGATTCGGAAGAATCGCGGCACAGACCGCAAGGCAGGTCATCATCCAACGAATCAAGGATGCGGAACGACAGATCATCTTCGACGAATTCGCGAATCGTGTGGGTGATCTTGTGAATGGGATCATCTTCAAGACTGAAGGTGAGCACATCCTCGTTCGGTTGAACGACCGCACCGAGGCGATCCTTCCTCGGGAGGAACGGATTGTGGGCGAAACCTACTCCCCGAATGAACGCATGAAATTCTTTCTGCTGGATGTCCGTCGTACCACGAGAGGACCTCGTATTGTCGTGTCGAGAACCCATCCTGGCCTTCTGCGCCGTCTTTTGGAACTGGAGGTTCCGGAAATCCAGGAAGGCGTGGTGGAAATCCGGGGTATTGTCCGAGAGGCAGGAACGCGTTCGAAGATTGCCGTGGCTACGCTGGATCCAAATGTCGATCCCGTCGGAGCCTGTGTCGGGACCAAGGGGAGCCGGATCAAGTCCATCAGTTCAGAGCTGCGTGGGGAGCGCATGGACATCATCATCTGGCACAGTGATCCTTTGCAGTTTATCCGGAACGCGCTCTCTCCGGCGAAGATCCTCAAAGTGGAACCTGTGCTGGAAACAGACCGTGCTGTGCGTGTCTATGTACGTCCTGACCAATTGTCTTTGGCTATCGGCAAGGCTGGACAGAATGTTCGACTTGCGGCGCGACTCACGGGGTGGAAAATCGATATCAAGGTTCTCGAGCCGGAGAGGATGCCTACTCTTCAGGATCTCTTTGAAGATATAATCAAGGGAGGTTCTTCCGATATATGGGAAGAAAAACAGGAGTGA
- the recR gene encoding recombination mediator RecR, producing the protein MSLPEPLEKLVALFEKFPGIGEKSARRMAFFVLHQSQTYAQELAAALVDLRSRLAPCSACGNMTDTDPCSLCRDSMRDRKTLCVVETAEDLISIEQAGIYFGLYFVLGGRVSPLDGEELSVERLDALLSRVKSLSAEEVIVATNPRVEGDLTYYSVLDALKDFEGKITRLSYGLPVGGSIGFADRVTLHAALESRREASKNGNPQKGR; encoded by the coding sequence ATGTCTTTACCGGAGCCCCTGGAAAAGCTCGTTGCGCTTTTCGAGAAATTTCCCGGGATTGGGGAGAAAAGTGCCCGGAGAATGGCCTTTTTCGTTCTCCACCAGAGTCAGACCTATGCACAGGAACTTGCCGCAGCCTTGGTTGACCTCCGCTCTCGTCTGGCGCCTTGTTCCGCCTGCGGCAACATGACAGACACCGATCCCTGCTCTCTTTGTCGGGATTCCATGCGGGACAGAAAGACTCTCTGTGTTGTCGAAACAGCGGAGGATCTCATCAGCATCGAGCAGGCGGGAATCTACTTCGGTCTCTATTTTGTATTGGGGGGAAGAGTTTCTCCTTTGGATGGAGAAGAATTGTCCGTGGAGAGGTTGGATGCATTACTCTCCAGAGTGAAAAGCCTTTCGGCGGAGGAGGTCATCGTTGCCACGAATCCGAGGGTTGAAGGTGATTTGACCTATTATTCCGTTCTGGATGCATTGAAGGATTTCGAAGGAAAAATTACCCGTCTTTCCTACGGTCTTCCCGTGGGGGGGAGCATCGGTTTCGCGGACAGGGTAACGCTGCATGCGGCGCTGGAGAGCCGAAGGGAAGCATCGAAAAACGGAAACCCACAGAAGGGGAGGTGA
- the rimP gene encoding ribosome maturation factor RimP gives MKERGKNVALQKDVVVRCVEELGFEFVDLEWTVENERKILRVLIDSIGGITIKDCEIVSRKINAILDEMDFSNVKYFFEVSSPGVERPLVKYSDFLRFLGKKALVRISKGKGKHRDIVGRLASVSELSVTLVLEDASEETIPFDTITRAHLVFEIEEGGQKQKKKKSGKEKDHAVRS, from the coding sequence GTGAAGGAGCGAGGAAAAAATGTCGCTCTCCAGAAGGACGTGGTTGTGCGTTGCGTCGAAGAGCTCGGATTCGAGTTCGTCGACCTGGAGTGGACCGTGGAGAACGAAAGGAAAATTCTGCGTGTTCTTATCGATTCTATTGGTGGCATTACCATCAAGGATTGCGAGATAGTCTCAAGGAAAATCAACGCTATTCTTGATGAAATGGATTTTTCAAATGTAAAATACTTTTTTGAGGTGAGTTCTCCGGGTGTTGAGCGTCCTCTTGTAAAATATTCCGATTTTCTGAGATTTCTCGGCAAGAAGGCGCTTGTGCGCATCTCCAAAGGAAAGGGAAAGCACCGGGATATCGTGGGGCGTCTCGCTTCAGTGTCAGAGCTGTCGGTGACTCTTGTTTTGGAAGACGCTTCCGAGGAAACGATTCCTTTCGATACAATTACTCGAGCTCATCTTGTCTTTGAGATTGAAGAAGGCGGTCAAAAACAGAAAAAAAAGAAGAGCGGGAAGGAGAAGGATCATGCAGTTAGGTCGTGA
- a CDS encoding YbaB/EbfC family nucleoid-associated protein: MKMDKLFKQAQKMQTQMVQIQERLAEEKVEGAAGGGMVRVVANGQGDILSVTISPEVIDPQDPEMLEDLVLAAVNEALRLSKELANQRMGQLAGGMGLNVPGLF, encoded by the coding sequence GTGAAGATGGATAAATTGTTCAAACAGGCTCAAAAGATGCAGACCCAAATGGTTCAGATCCAGGAACGTCTTGCGGAGGAAAAAGTGGAGGGTGCGGCCGGAGGAGGCATGGTTCGCGTTGTCGCGAACGGCCAGGGCGATATCCTTTCCGTCACGATCTCGCCCGAAGTTATCGATCCTCAGGATCCGGAGATGCTGGAGGATCTTGTTCTTGCCGCAGTGAACGAGGCATTGCGTCTCAGCAAAGAGCTGGCCAATCAGCGGATGGGCCAACTCGCTGGAGGTATGGGGCTCAACGTACCCGGGCTCTTTTAG